In Natronoarchaeum mannanilyticum, a genomic segment contains:
- the nadA gene encoding quinolinate synthase NadA, with translation MARMETADIETDLSLFKYDNLEQLPEQYRELDEAERSERIEAALDALGDDVVILGHNYQRREIVEHADFIGDSYQLSKEAANADAEYVIFGGVTFMAESADIITDDSQTVILPSMEASCPMAGMAEALQVDAAWAEITDAAPDADIIPITYMNSYADLKAFTAEHGGAVCTSSNAHLVFDWALEKGDKVLFLPDKHLGENTAHRLGLEDETADWDPWDPEGKDAAEVAESDIILWDGYCQVHERFRESHIEDIREKHPDANVVVHPECRREVVEAADVVGSTSTICEVVEEADPGDQWAIGTEIHLANHLDRWHPEVEVLPLCGDACMDCNAMRQIDPNYLTWVLEELVAGRERNVIEVAPREKELAEVAMDRMLELQG, from the coding sequence GTGGCACGAATGGAAACAGCAGACATCGAAACCGACCTCAGCCTCTTCAAGTACGACAACCTCGAACAGCTGCCCGAACAGTACCGGGAGCTGGACGAGGCCGAGCGTTCGGAGCGCATCGAAGCGGCGCTCGACGCGCTCGGCGACGACGTCGTGATCCTCGGGCACAACTACCAGCGCCGGGAGATCGTCGAGCACGCCGACTTCATCGGCGACTCCTACCAGCTCTCGAAGGAGGCCGCGAACGCCGACGCCGAGTACGTGATCTTCGGCGGGGTGACGTTCATGGCCGAGAGCGCCGACATCATCACCGACGACTCCCAGACCGTGATCCTCCCGAGCATGGAGGCGTCCTGCCCGATGGCCGGGATGGCCGAGGCGCTGCAGGTCGACGCCGCGTGGGCCGAGATCACCGACGCCGCGCCCGACGCCGATATTATTCCGATCACGTACATGAACTCCTACGCAGACCTCAAGGCGTTCACCGCCGAGCACGGCGGCGCGGTCTGTACCTCCTCTAACGCGCATCTCGTGTTCGACTGGGCGCTGGAGAAGGGCGACAAGGTGCTGTTCCTTCCGGACAAGCACCTCGGCGAGAACACCGCCCACCGGCTCGGGCTCGAAGACGAGACCGCCGACTGGGACCCCTGGGATCCCGAAGGCAAGGACGCTGCGGAGGTCGCCGAGTCCGACATCATCCTCTGGGACGGCTACTGCCAGGTCCACGAGCGCTTCCGCGAGAGTCACATCGAGGACATCCGCGAGAAGCATCCCGACGCGAACGTCGTCGTCCATCCGGAGTGTCGCCGCGAGGTCGTCGAGGCGGCGGACGTGGTCGGCTCGACCAGCACGATCTGCGAGGTCGTCGAGGAGGCCGATCCGGGCGACCAGTGGGCGATCGGCACCGAGATCCACCTCGCGAACCACCTCGACCGCTGGCACCCCGAGGTGGAGGTGCTGCCGCTCTGTGGCGACGCCTGCATGGACTGCAACGCGATGCGCCAGATCGACCCGAACTACCTGACCTGGGTGCTCGAAGAGCTCGTCGCGGGCCGCGAGCGCAACGTGATCGAGGTCGCGCCCCGCGAAAAGGAACTCGCCGAGGTGGCGATGGACCGCATGCTGGAGCTACAGGGCTGA
- a CDS encoding L-aspartate oxidase, protein MSEDHLTADVLVVGSGIAGCSAALAAAREGADVLVATKAERPEDASTDWAQGGIATSRDDPEQFKRDVIEASAGTADPEAVDVLVEDANDAVRDVLLDTLDVGFDTNGEDADAATEDDDNADAETGDGAEDRKFDFAREAAHSEERILHVDASTGTHILRPFLQYLDDHERVTILEDTAALDLIAHEGRVHGVQLDRTPAGERAPTGHPAFAGATILATGGVGSLFPRSTNPAGATGDGVAMAALAGADVADMEYVQFHPTAFDPDTGAERGDAAGGDGDASERATTFLISEAVRGEGALLRNGAGERFMPEYHEDAELAPRDVVARAVQEEREATGEVVLDVSPLDFEREFPDLAAECEDRGVDWSEGIPVAPCEHFLCGGVDVDDRGRTSLDRLFAVGECARTGVHGANRLASTSLLEGLVWGLRAGEEAVGADPEPIEVPDLLDSDPALPDRFAGEKFTRLRRVMDERVGLRRDPERLRRAAAVLRRLKGEVDAYVRTRTARDLYELRNASVTALLIARAAAENPESVGCHYLVDADGEAPNEPDAEPADD, encoded by the coding sequence ATGAGCGAGGACCACCTCACCGCGGACGTGCTCGTCGTCGGGAGCGGCATCGCGGGCTGTTCGGCCGCGCTCGCCGCCGCGCGCGAGGGCGCCGACGTGCTCGTCGCAACGAAAGCCGAGCGTCCCGAGGACGCCAGTACGGACTGGGCTCAGGGCGGCATCGCGACCTCGCGCGACGACCCCGAGCAGTTCAAGCGCGACGTGATCGAGGCCAGCGCCGGCACCGCCGATCCGGAGGCGGTCGACGTGCTCGTCGAGGACGCCAACGACGCGGTGCGAGACGTACTGCTCGACACGCTCGACGTCGGCTTCGACACGAACGGCGAGGACGCCGACGCGGCGACCGAGGACGACGATAACGCCGACGCGGAGACCGGAGACGGCGCCGAGGACCGGAAGTTCGACTTCGCGCGCGAGGCCGCCCACTCCGAGGAGCGGATCCTCCACGTCGACGCCTCGACGGGAACCCACATCCTCCGGCCGTTCCTGCAGTATCTCGACGACCACGAGCGCGTGACGATTCTCGAAGATACCGCCGCGCTCGACCTGATCGCCCACGAGGGGCGCGTCCACGGCGTCCAGCTCGACCGGACGCCGGCGGGCGAGCGCGCGCCGACGGGCCACCCCGCCTTCGCCGGCGCGACGATCCTCGCGACCGGCGGCGTCGGCTCGCTGTTCCCCCGCTCGACGAACCCGGCGGGCGCGACCGGCGACGGCGTCGCGATGGCCGCGCTGGCGGGCGCCGACGTCGCGGACATGGAGTACGTGCAGTTCCACCCGACCGCGTTCGATCCCGACACCGGTGCCGAGCGCGGCGACGCCGCGGGCGGGGACGGCGACGCGAGCGAGCGCGCGACAACGTTCCTGATCAGCGAGGCCGTCCGCGGTGAGGGCGCCCTGCTGCGGAACGGCGCAGGCGAGCGGTTCATGCCCGAGTACCACGAGGACGCCGAACTCGCCCCGCGCGACGTCGTCGCCCGCGCCGTTCAGGAGGAACGCGAGGCGACCGGAGAGGTTGTGCTGGACGTGAGCCCGCTCGACTTCGAGCGCGAGTTTCCCGACCTCGCCGCGGAGTGCGAGGATCGCGGGGTCGACTGGAGCGAGGGGATCCCGGTCGCGCCCTGCGAGCACTTCCTCTGTGGCGGCGTCGACGTCGACGACCGCGGCCGGACGAGCCTGGATCGCCTGTTCGCGGTCGGCGAGTGCGCGCGCACCGGCGTCCACGGCGCCAACCGGCTGGCCAGCACCAGCCTGCTCGAAGGGCTGGTCTGGGGGCTGCGGGCGGGCGAGGAAGCGGTCGGCGCCGACCCCGAACCGATCGAGGTGCCCGACCTGCTCGACAGCGATCCCGCGCTCCCCGATCGGTTCGCCGGCGAGAAGTTCACGCGCCTGCGCCGGGTGATGGACGAGCGCGTCGGTCTCCGGCGGGATCCCGAGAGGCTCCGCCGCGCGGCCGCCGTGCTCCGGCGGCTCAAGGGCGAGGTCGACGCCTACGTCCGGACGCGAACGGCCAGGGACCTCTACGAGCTTCGCAACGCCAGCGTCACCGCGCTGCTGATCGCGCGGGCGGCCGCCGAGAACCCCGAGTCGGTCGGCTGTCACTACCTCGTGGACGCCGACGGCGAGGCGCCGAACGAACCCGACGCCGAACCGGCGGACGACTGA
- the nadC gene encoding carboxylating nicotinate-nucleotide diphosphorylase, whose product MPVTDRQVERWLREDLGHHDVTNDVPDETTGRLVTKEPGVLAGVEAATAVFEYLGVDVVKAVADGDRVEPGDAVLRVEGESRDVLRAERVAVNVAGHAAGVATKTRAAVDAARSESDDVAIAATRKTTPGLRGVEKRAVVAGGGDTHRLDLSHMVMVKDNHVAEMGLEEAVTHFREKASFATKIDVEVESPEDAPRAADAGADVVLLDNMTPAETREAVDLLRETDPDVLAEASGGITVETVPEYAATGVDVISMGALTHSASTLDLSFRTGRRS is encoded by the coding sequence ATGCCCGTCACCGACCGCCAAGTCGAGCGCTGGCTGCGCGAGGACCTGGGCCACCACGACGTGACCAACGACGTCCCCGACGAGACGACCGGCCGGCTCGTCACGAAGGAACCGGGCGTCCTTGCGGGCGTCGAGGCGGCGACGGCCGTCTTCGAGTACCTCGGCGTCGACGTCGTCAAGGCAGTCGCCGACGGCGACCGAGTCGAGCCGGGCGACGCCGTGCTCCGGGTCGAGGGCGAGTCTCGGGATGTGCTGCGCGCCGAGCGCGTCGCGGTGAACGTCGCCGGCCACGCCGCCGGCGTCGCGACGAAGACGCGCGCGGCGGTCGACGCCGCCAGATCCGAGTCCGACGACGTGGCGATCGCCGCCACGCGAAAGACCACGCCGGGCCTGCGCGGCGTCGAGAAGCGCGCGGTCGTCGCCGGCGGCGGCGACACCCACCGGCTCGACCTCTCCCACATGGTGATGGTGAAGGACAACCACGTCGCCGAGATGGGACTGGAGGAGGCCGTCACGCACTTCCGCGAGAAAGCGTCGTTCGCCACGAAGATCGACGTCGAGGTCGAATCGCCCGAGGACGCGCCGCGGGCCGCCGACGCGGGGGCCGACGTCGTCCTGCTGGACAACATGACGCCCGCCGAGACGCGCGAGGCCGTCGACCTGCTCCGCGAGACCGACCCGGACGTCCTCGCGGAGGCGTCGGGCGGCATCACCGTCGAGACGGTGCCCGAGTACGCCGCGACGGGCGTCGACGTGATCTCGATGGGTGCGCTGACCCACAGCGCGTCGACGCTGGATCTGTCCTTTCGGACGGGGCGTCGGTCCTGA